The Methanothermobacter sp. genome contains the following window.
TTTGCAAGGTTCTTTGGCTTATCAGGGTCAAGTCCCCGCTCAACACTCACATAGTATGAGAGCAGCTGCAGGGGAACAATGTACACAAGGGGTGAGATTACCTCATCGACCTCAGGGCTCAGGCCTATGAAGTCATCGGCCTCCTTCCTTAGGGCCTCATCAAGGGTGCTCCCAACACCTATAACCCTCGCACCCCTCGCCCTGACCTCCTCAACGTTGCTCAGGGTCTTATCATGGCATGGCCCGGGGGGTGAGATTGCAACAACAGGCACCCCATCATCTATGAGTGCCAGGGGCCCGTGTTTCAGTTCCCCTGCAGCATAACCTTCCCCATGGATGTAGGTTATCTCCTTGAGTTTAAGGGCGCCCTCAAGGGCTGTTGGATAGGAGAATCCACGCCCTATGAAGAAAAAGTCGCTCACGTTGCTGTAGCGGGATGCAAGTGCCCTTATATTGTCCTCATCCCCAAGGGCCTCCTCCATGATAGCAGGGACCCTTTCAAGTTTCTCAATGAGCTCAGGGGCGCCCATGGCAGCCACCAGCATGTATATAATGGTGAGCTGGCTCACATAGGTCTTTGTGGCTGCAACGCCTATCTCAGGACCCGCCCTGGTGTAGAGGACATGCTGGGCCTCCCTTGTTGCTGAGCTTCCAAGGACATTGACTATCGCCAGGGTCTTGGCCCTTGAATTTGCTGATCTCAGGGCATTGAGGGTGTCTGCTGTTTCACCTGACTGGCTTATGAACACTGCAAGGGTCCTGTCTGTGAGAGCACGTGCAGAGTACCTGAACTCACTTGCAAGGATGACATCGGTGGGTATGCCCAGGATGCTCTCAAAGAGGTACTTGCCCACCAGTGATGCATGGTAGGAGGTCCCGCAGGCAACAAAGCATACCCTTTCAACCTCACCTATCTCCTTCACCACCCGCATAACATCATCCATCTCTGTGAGGGTGTCCCTGACGGCACCTGGCTCCTCATGTATCTCCTTGATCATGAAGTGATCGTATCCTGCCTTTTCAGCCATGTCCGCTGTCCAGTCAATTACATGGACCTCCTTCCTCACCGTGTTACCATCAGGGTCCCTTATCCTCAAATCACCGTCAATTATGACCATCTCGCCGTCATCCAGGTATATGATGTTCTTGGTGTGGTTCAGGATGGCCGGGACATCAGATGCCAGGAAGAACTCGCCATCACCGACACCGACTATGAGGGGGCTCTCCTTCCTTGCACCCACAACCCTGCCGGGTTCCCTTGAGGATATGGCTGCAATGGCATATGCGCCCTTAAGTTTACTGAGTGCTGTGGCTGTTGCGGCTTCAAGGTCCATACCCTCATCCATGTACTTCTCTATGAGGTGTGGTATCACCTCTGTGTCTGTCTCGGACCTGAAGACATGGCCCTCTGATTCAAGCTCCTCCTTTACCTCCAGGTAGTTCTCTATTATCCCATTGTGAACGACCGCTATCTCCCCAGTGCAGTCTGTATGGGGGTGGGCGTTCTCAGCGGTTGGAAGACCATGTGTGGCCCA
Protein-coding sequences here:
- the glmS gene encoding glutamine--fructose-6-phosphate transaminase (isomerizing), giving the protein MCGIVACILKDNRAAPVLLECVRRLEYRGYDSVGIATADPMINIKKDRGKIDEVDSELDLADLPGSMGIAHVRWATHGLPTAENAHPHTDCTGEIAVVHNGIIENYLEVKEELESEGHVFRSETDTEVIPHLIEKYMDEGMDLEAATATALSKLKGAYAIAAISSREPGRVVGARKESPLIVGVGDGEFFLASDVPAILNHTKNIIYLDDGEMVIIDGDLRIRDPDGNTVRKEVHVIDWTADMAEKAGYDHFMIKEIHEEPGAVRDTLTEMDDVMRVVKEIGEVERVCFVACGTSYHASLVGKYLFESILGIPTDVILASEFRYSARALTDRTLAVFISQSGETADTLNALRSANSRAKTLAIVNVLGSSATREAQHVLYTRAGPEIGVAATKTYVSQLTIIYMLVAAMGAPELIEKLERVPAIMEEALGDEDNIRALASRYSNVSDFFFIGRGFSYPTALEGALKLKEITYIHGEGYAAGELKHGPLALIDDGVPVVAISPPGPCHDKTLSNVEEVRARGARVIGVGSTLDEALRKEADDFIGLSPEVDEVISPLVYIVPLQLLSYYVSVERGLDPDKPKNLAKCVTVE